In the Periophthalmus magnuspinnatus isolate fPerMag1 chromosome 4, fPerMag1.2.pri, whole genome shotgun sequence genome, one interval contains:
- the ociad2 gene encoding OCIA domain-containing protein 2 isoform X2, giving the protein MSSTGETVTVITEGTAAAGTPHAPDQAKGSFKCPLSDHHIHREDVRKVWKECQDESFWYRALPISLGSMAVTGGLIYNVAGILGYAIGKVSYFGTCRNKFQELGVKPGPGGPWGAGGPWGAGGPGSQFGPWGSGPGHRSCGHVCEECKKKGTAAAADIDAAGKLQS; this is encoded by the exons ATGAGCTCGACAGGAGAAACTGTGACTGTGATTACAGAGGGGACTGCTGCAGCTGGTACTCCTCATGCCCCAGATCAAGCAAAAGGC TCCTTCAAATGCCCTCTAAGTGACCACCATATCCACCGAGAAGATGTGAGGAAGGTGTGGAAAGAATGCCAGGACGAGAGCTTCTGGTACAGAG CTCTTCCTATCTCCTTGGGTAGCATGGCTGTGACTGGTGGTCTCATATACAATG ttGCTGGTATTCTTGGATATGCAATTGGGAAAGTATCTTACTTTGGAACCTGTCGGAACAAATTCCAGGAGCTTGGTGTTAAACCTGGCCCTGGGGGTCCTTGGGGCGCTGGAGGACCTTGGGGTGCTGGAGGTCCCGGAAGCCAGTTTGGACCATGGGGCTCTGGCCCTGGGCACAG ATCctgtggacatgtgtgtgaAGAATGTAAGAAAAAGGGTACAGCTGCAGCAGCAGATATAGATGCAGCAGGGAAGCTGCAAAGCTAG
- the dcun1d4 gene encoding DCN1-like protein 4 isoform X1 codes for MHSDAANFQLNSHLTTLASIHKIHHTLHRLNLTEDIGQDSHPSACCSRAMPPRKKRRPSAGDDMSAKKSRQDSVYRKHEALQIREEDTFSNKRCLEWFYEYAGCDDVVGPEGMEKFCEDIGVEPENVVMLVLAWKLDAQSMGYFTLQEWLRGMGSLQCDSTERLRNSLDYLRSVLNDSTSFKLIYRYAFDFAREKDQRSLDLNTAKCMLGLLLGKTWPLFPVFNQFLEQSKYKVINKDQWCNVLEFSRTINLDLSNYDEDGAWPVLLDEFVEWYKERQMS; via the exons ATGCACTCTGATGCGGCAA ATTTTCAGCTGAATTCCCACTTAACCACACTGGCCAGCATCCATAAGATCCACCACACCTTACACAGGCTG AATTTAACTGAAGACATTGGCCAGGACAGTCATCCTTCAG CTTGTTGCTCGAGAGCCATGCCTCCTAGGAAAAAGAGGAGACCCTCTGCTGGAGACGACATGTCGGCTAAGAAGAGTCGCCAGGACAG TGTGTACAGAAAACATGAGGCGTTACAAATCCGTGAAGAGgacacattttcaaataaaaggTGTCTAGAATGGTTCTATGAATATGCAG GTTGTGATGATGTGGTTGGTCCTGAGGGCATGGAAAAGTTCTGCGAGGACATTGGAGTTGAGCCAGAAAAT GTGGTGATGCTGGTTCTTGCGTGGAAGCTAGATGCCCAGAGTATGGGATATTTCACCCTCCAGGAGTGGCTCCGAGGGATGGGCTCTCTGCA GTGTGACTCCACTGAAAGGCTAAGGAACTCCCTGGACTACCTGAGATCTGTCCTCAATGATAGCACtagttttaaactcatttatAGATACGCCTTTGATTTTGCTCGG GAAAAAGATCAGAGGAGTTTGGACCTGAACACAGCCAAGTGCATGCTTGGTCTTCTTTTAGGAAAGACATGGCCACTGTTTCCGGTGTTCAATCAATTTTTAgag CAATCGAAGTACAAAGTCATCAACAAAGACCAGTGGTGTAATGTTTTAGAGTTCAGCAGGACAATCAATCTGGACCTTAGTAACTATGATGAGGACGGCGCCT ggCCAGTTTTGTTGGACGAGTTTGTGGAATGGTACAAGGAAAGACAAATGTCATAG
- the dcun1d4 gene encoding DCN1-like protein 4 isoform X2, producing MPPRKKRRPSAGDDMSAKKSRQDSVYRKHEALQIREEDTFSNKRCLEWFYEYAGCDDVVGPEGMEKFCEDIGVEPENVVMLVLAWKLDAQSMGYFTLQEWLRGMGSLQCDSTERLRNSLDYLRSVLNDSTSFKLIYRYAFDFAREKDQRSLDLNTAKCMLGLLLGKTWPLFPVFNQFLEQSKYKVINKDQWCNVLEFSRTINLDLSNYDEDGAWPVLLDEFVEWYKERQMS from the exons ATGCCTCCTAGGAAAAAGAGGAGACCCTCTGCTGGAGACGACATGTCGGCTAAGAAGAGTCGCCAGGACAG TGTGTACAGAAAACATGAGGCGTTACAAATCCGTGAAGAGgacacattttcaaataaaaggTGTCTAGAATGGTTCTATGAATATGCAG GTTGTGATGATGTGGTTGGTCCTGAGGGCATGGAAAAGTTCTGCGAGGACATTGGAGTTGAGCCAGAAAAT GTGGTGATGCTGGTTCTTGCGTGGAAGCTAGATGCCCAGAGTATGGGATATTTCACCCTCCAGGAGTGGCTCCGAGGGATGGGCTCTCTGCA GTGTGACTCCACTGAAAGGCTAAGGAACTCCCTGGACTACCTGAGATCTGTCCTCAATGATAGCACtagttttaaactcatttatAGATACGCCTTTGATTTTGCTCGG GAAAAAGATCAGAGGAGTTTGGACCTGAACACAGCCAAGTGCATGCTTGGTCTTCTTTTAGGAAAGACATGGCCACTGTTTCCGGTGTTCAATCAATTTTTAgag CAATCGAAGTACAAAGTCATCAACAAAGACCAGTGGTGTAATGTTTTAGAGTTCAGCAGGACAATCAATCTGGACCTTAGTAACTATGATGAGGACGGCGCCT ggCCAGTTTTGTTGGACGAGTTTGTGGAATGGTACAAGGAAAGACAAATGTCATAG
- the ociad2 gene encoding OCIA domain-containing protein 2 isoform X1: MSSTGETVTVITEGTAAAGTPHAPDQAKGSFKCPLSDHHIHREDVRKVWKECQDESFWYRALPISLGSMAVTGGLIYNGVWKSSRRFGPFPKLAVAGILGYAIGKVSYFGTCRNKFQELGVKPGPGGPWGAGGPWGAGGPGSQFGPWGSGPGHRSCGHVCEECKKKGTAAAADIDAAGKLQS, from the exons ATGAGCTCGACAGGAGAAACTGTGACTGTGATTACAGAGGGGACTGCTGCAGCTGGTACTCCTCATGCCCCAGATCAAGCAAAAGGC TCCTTCAAATGCCCTCTAAGTGACCACCATATCCACCGAGAAGATGTGAGGAAGGTGTGGAAAGAATGCCAGGACGAGAGCTTCTGGTACAGAG CTCTTCCTATCTCCTTGGGTAGCATGGCTGTGACTGGTGGTCTCATATACAATG gtGTTTGGAAGTCTTCCCGACGCTTTGGTCCATTTCCTAAACTTGCAG ttGCTGGTATTCTTGGATATGCAATTGGGAAAGTATCTTACTTTGGAACCTGTCGGAACAAATTCCAGGAGCTTGGTGTTAAACCTGGCCCTGGGGGTCCTTGGGGCGCTGGAGGACCTTGGGGTGCTGGAGGTCCCGGAAGCCAGTTTGGACCATGGGGCTCTGGCCCTGGGCACAG ATCctgtggacatgtgtgtgaAGAATGTAAGAAAAAGGGTACAGCTGCAGCAGCAGATATAGATGCAGCAGGGAAGCTGCAAAGCTAG